A section of the Prochlorococcus marinus XMU1402 genome encodes:
- the leuD gene encoding 3-isopropylmalate dehydratase small subunit, whose translation MKSEFTPPIGKITQIKGKCISLIGNDIDTDRIIPARFLKCVNFDSLGESVFKDDRATLNGRHPFDLEENKNATILIVNSNFGCGSSREHAPQALMRWGIKSIIGESFADIFYNNCIAIGIPCFTLPKKSIQEIQKYNDNKFLFLEIDLKNSLAKSKDLHFNLEIKESSRKMFLSGEWDATSALLENENLIKNKFNDLPYLKFNTHLL comes from the coding sequence ATGAAATCGGAGTTTACCCCACCAATTGGAAAAATCACCCAAATAAAAGGTAAATGTATATCCTTGATCGGTAACGACATTGATACAGATCGAATAATTCCTGCGCGTTTCTTGAAGTGTGTAAACTTTGATTCATTGGGTGAATCTGTTTTCAAGGACGATAGAGCAACTTTAAATGGAAGGCATCCTTTCGATCTAGAAGAAAATAAAAATGCCACAATACTAATTGTTAATAGCAACTTTGGATGTGGTTCTAGCAGAGAACATGCCCCCCAAGCGCTTATGAGATGGGGCATAAAATCAATCATAGGAGAGAGTTTCGCCGATATTTTTTATAATAACTGTATTGCAATTGGAATCCCATGTTTTACGCTTCCTAAAAAATCAATACAAGAAATTCAAAAATATAATGATAATAAATTTTTATTCTTAGAAATTGACCTGAAAAATTCCCTAGCAAAATCAAAGGATTTACATTTTAATCTTGAAATTAAAGAAAGCTCAAGAAAAATGTTTTTATCAGGCGAATGGGATGCAACTTCAGCACTTCTAGAGAATGAAAATCTCATTAAAAATAAATTTAATGATTTACCTTATTTAAAATTTAATACCCATTTGTTATGA